The region CAGCTGCAGCCCCAACTTCTATGGCTTCCTGCCAGTCTGTAAGGCTCGCGACATGTCTTGAAGATCTTTGGAGATAATCCGGCAAAGCGGTGTGAACTTTTCTGCCGAGGTGCTGGCGAATCAGCTTTTGAAGATATATACCTATCTTTCCAAGCTGAACGTTCCCAAAAGCATCCAGATAATCCTCGGTAGAGATGTAATTCCCTTTGGAGTCCTTCAAAGCTTCAGCGGCCACTATGCTGCAATAACCGTCTCTTGCTATTACCTCTTCAACTTTTGATAAGAACTTCTTCTCATCAAAAGGAACCTCAGGGAGAAGAAAGATTTGAGGGCCATGTTCTCCGTTCATGTTTGCAAGAGCACCAGATGCGGCAAGCCAACCCGCATAACGGCCCATTGATTCGAGAATGAAAACCTGAGTTGAGTCAGTATGCATCGATTCCAGGTCTCTGGTTGCTTCGAGAATTGAAATAGCTGTGAATTTTGCCGCTGAACCGTATCCCGGGCAATGGTCCGTGTGCATCAGGTCATTATCCACGGTTTTGGGAATGCCAATGGCCTTAAGATCATATCCAAGCTCTTTTGCCTTTATTGCTATCTGGTGAACCGTTTCCATAGAATCGTTGCCACCGTTGTAAAGAAAATACCCAATATTATGTGCATCAAAAATCTCAAAAAGCCTTTTGAACTCTTCTTCAGTCTTTAGCTTTTTCCGGCACGAACCAAATATGGCTCCCGGAGTGTAAGGTATTCTCGCGATCTCATCTCTTGGCTCTTTGCCAAGATCAAAAAATTCTTCCCTCAAAATACCGCTAATACCGTTCTTCCCGGCATAAACCTTTTCGATTTCGGGATTGTTCAGAGCTGCAACTATCGCTCCATAAGCGGAAGCGTTTATAACAGAAGTAACACCGCCAGATTGGCCATATATTAGATTCTTTTTGCTCATAAAGAAGCCCCCTCATTCTTTGT is a window of Kosmotoga arenicorallina S304 DNA encoding:
- a CDS encoding 6-phosphofructokinase is translated as MSKKNLIYGQSGGVTSVINASAYGAIVAALNNPEIEKVYAGKNGISGILREEFFDLGKEPRDEIARIPYTPGAIFGSCRKKLKTEEEFKRLFEIFDAHNIGYFLYNGGNDSMETVHQIAIKAKELGYDLKAIGIPKTVDNDLMHTDHCPGYGSAAKFTAISILEATRDLESMHTDSTQVFILESMGRYAGWLAASGALANMNGEHGPQIFLLPEVPFDEKKFLSKVEEVIARDGYCSIVAAEALKDSKGNYISTEDYLDAFGNVQLGKIGIYLQKLIRQHLGRKVHTALPDYLQRSSRHVASLTDWQEAIEVGAAAVKFATRDGLTDIMVSIVRDNDYPYLRHYEPVELSGVASAVKYLLKEFISKDGFGVTTEFVEYAKPLIEGEAPVNYMRGIPLYAGLKKVPIEKKLKG